CGCTCTTGCTTTATCAATAAACGTGGGGATAAAACTTTTTCCGACATGCTCAAACATACCGATTGAAACAAACTTATCAAATTGACCTTCAATATTCCGATAGTCTTCACGGAGAATTGAAATATGTTTTTCCAATCCTTCCTGGGCTATCTTTGCTTTTGCATATTCAGTCTGATGGACGGAAAGAGTACATCCCAGGCCATTTACACCATAGTGACGGGCTGCGTAAATAAGCATGCCGCCCCATCCGCATCCGATATCGATAAGGCTCTCTCCTTCCTTAAGCTGAAGCTTTCTGCAGATATGCTCGTATTTTTGTTCTTGTGCCTGTTCGAGGGTGTCTTTTTCAGTCCTGAAATAGGCACAGGAATATGTCATGCTTTCATCAAGGTATTGCTGATAGAAGTTGTTTCCCATGTCATAATGATGGGCGATATTTTTAGATGACCTTTTGACGGTATTAAGGGACTTCAGATGCTGGAGCAAGACGGCAGTTTTTGTTGCAGGCGATAGCTTTATATTCTGAAAATGCGGGTCTGTACCGATACGGATAAGCTGATAAAAATCGCCGTCAACGTCAATATTACCGGCCACATATTCTTCCCCAAAACCAAGTGTACCTTTGCTGAATATGTTCCTGACAGATTCTTTTCGGTTGAATATGAGCGTAAAGGCAGGTATTCCGTTTCCGAATGCTTCAGTTTTACCGTCCCAGTATCTGACGGCAAAAGAGATGTCAGACACGTTATTGCTTAACGTCCAAAGAAGCTTCTGAAGGGTCTTCTTCATCATAGCTCTCCCGGACAATCTCTTATGAATGTCCTTTTTGCAGAATAGATTGTGTAAAAAACATACTGCAGCTTTAATGAATTTGTCAATTATTCATATCTTTCGCACATTTTCATTTAAAAAAATAAATCTTCTTGACAAAAGAAATAGAATCTAATAAAATTAATGCATTATTAATTATACTGGATGGAAAATGAAACATAATCAATTATCGCAGGCTAATTTTTATTACTTTTATTATAACGAGGGGAGAAATCTGCCTGCATATTGATCGGATATTTTACGATAAAAAGCCGCAGGCAGTAAAGCCTGCGGCTTTTTTTATGCTGTTTGAACAGAAAATAGGGATAGGGTAGAAGACATAATATGGAGTTTTTTATGACATTAAAAGATAAGCACCCTGAAACTGAAACTTATTGCTACTGCTATTGCTATTGTAAAGGTCCGCCATAGCCTGTAGCACTGTATTTTAAAAGGCCCTGTGCGGATGTTTAACCGTACAGGGCCTTTTTTGTTGTTGCGAAAAGACATATGGAGAGAGGTTATCTTGATAAACAATGAGGATATCAAAATGTATATAAAGGCAATAAAATCAGAAAAACAAAAGGAGAGAAAATCATGTTAGATGCATTGTTCAGACCAAATTCAGTAGCTGTTGTAGGTGCTTCGGGAAAGGAACTTAACCTAGGCAACAGAATCATTAAAAATCTTTTGGATTTTGGTTTTAAAGGGCAAATTTATCCGATAAATCCGAAATTAGATGAAATCTGGGGTGTTAAGGCATACAAATCAATTCTTGATGTTCCGACTGAGGTTGATGTTGTACATATGGCAATAGCAGCTCCGGCTGTACCGCAGGCCATTGATGATTGCGGCAGCAAAGGTGTAAAATTTGTCATACTAAACAGTGGAGGTTTTACAGAGATCGGCCCTGTAGGGGCGGCCATTGAGGAAGACTGTATTGAAAGGGCGAGAAAAAACGGAATAAGGATATTCGGACCTAACTGCCAGGGGATAATCAATACAGACCCTGAAGCAAGAGCCTACTGTAACTTTACATTTACAAAACCGGATGTAGGAGCAATCTCGATTGTGGCTTTAAGCGGAGGTGTTGCGGAGCTGATTCACCAGACTTTTGCCGAAATGGGTGTAGGAACAAGAATGTACGCATCCAACGGAAATGCCTGTGATGTTTCTATCCCTGAGATCATCAGATACTATGGTAATGATGTTGGAACACGGGTAATTGTGCTTTACTTTGAGGGCCTCCGTGAACCGAAGGCGTTTTTAGAAGTTGCACAGGAGGTTGCGGCAAAGAAACCTATCCTTGCCATGAAAGCTGGGCGTACGGAAGAAGGTGCAAAAGCGGCTGCTTCTCATACCGGCGGTCTTGCAAAGCGTGATGTCACAACGGATCTCATTTTTGAAAAAACAGGAATTCTTAGTTTTCGTGATGAAACAGAGCTCTGCGAAGCGGCCTTTGTATTTGCAACACAGCCTGTACCAAAAGGTGGACGGGTAGGGCTTCTTACAAATACAGGCGGACCTGCAGTAATTGCTACAGATGTCCTTGCAGGCGGCGGCCTCACAATACCGGCGCTTTCTGATAAAACCTTAGCATTCCTGAAAGAAAGGTTGTTACCGGAATCGTCAATCCGTAATCCGATTGATGTTCTTGCCACTGCCAATGGAGGGCATTTCAGGGCTGCGTTGGATGCGCTTATGGATGACAGCGGGATAGATAGTGTATATATAAATTTTGTCACACCTTTCTTTGTTGATAACGAAAGCATTGCAAGAGAAATTGTTGAGGTCAACAAGATGCAAAAGAAACCTATTGTTTGCAACCTCATGACAGACAAGAAACAGTGGAAGGAAACCGTCAGGATTTTGAAAGATGGAGGTATTCCATGCTACAGTTCTCCAGGAGGCGCTGCCAGAGCGCTTATTGCATTAACAAAGTATGGTCAGATTTCTAAACGGGAAAAAGATGCAGTAAAATTATTTGATGATGTAAAACGTTCTAAAGCAGAGGAAATACTGAAAAGAGCAAAATATTCGGGACGCAAAGTGCTGCCGGCATCGGATGTTTACGAGATTCTCGGTGTATACGGCATACCTGTTGCCGACTGGAGAATGGCTGATAACGCTATGGAGGCGGAAAAAGCAGCTATTGAAATCGGATTTCCGGTTGTGGTTAAAGCTGATTCGGAGTCCATCATCAGAAAAAGCGATGAAGGCGGCGTAGCCGTGAACCTGGAAAATGCCAATGCTGTTTCAACGGTAGTAGAACAAATGCGAAAGAAGTTTAAAGCCGAAGATTTGAAATTTTTTGTACAGAAATATATTCCTGGTGGCAAGGAGTTCATTATAGGGGCAAAGGCAGAGGACGGCATCGGACATCTGGTTATGTTCGGTATCGGCGGCATTTATGTTGAGATATTCAAAGATGTGGCCTTTAAATTATCTCCTGTCACAACTGCAGGAGCCAAAGAGATGCTTTCCTCGCTCAACGCAGCCCCGCTGCTCAAAGGTGTAAGAGGAGAAAAAGGAGTGGATGAGAAAAAAATTATTGAGATTATTCAGCGCATATCTCAGATGGTCAGCGAATTGCCTGCTATTCAGGAAATAGATCTCAATCCTTTAATGGCATTTGAGGATCGTGTTTTTGCTGTAGATGCAAGAATGGTTTTGTAGGAGATACCTATCAAAAGAATAATTCCATTTCTAAATCAAGGCGCTATCATCGTTGGCTTCGTCATCGTCTCCTCGACGTACCATTGCTGTACGCCTACGTTGCCTCTTCCTTGCCGCCTTGATTGCCCCGCAAGCTGAAGCGGGGTAAGTCATTGCATCCTTGATTTAGAAATGGAATAAGGGGTCAAACATCCGACCCCTTATCCTTTCTTTTGACTTTTTGATGAATTAATAATTGACCATAATTTCTTCGTCCTGCTGTAAATCTCCGGAACGTGACTTTTTGTAAGATATAAGCACAGAATATGACCTCATATTTTTAATATTATTTAAGAAAGCATCGTATGAAGGCGATTTTTTGGATACACGGACATATTTCTCAGGTTTATCGTTTGCTTCCCTGATTTTTTTATTGAGCATTTCTCTGAGGTGGTCTCTGTCTCCATCATGAAAAGATTTCCATACTTTGTCAAGAACGAGAAAACTCATCTTCGGATCAGGAGTTGAAGGGTTTGTGACGACAAATCTACATTCCTTTTCTTTCAGGCATTTTCTTATTTTCGGAGTTATGCGTTCAGAGGCAGTTGCGTGCGCAATGAAAATTAGAGATACAATTAAAACAAGTACCATGAAATGATATAAGTTTCTCATAAATCCCCTCCTTTGTGTTTCATCAGATACTTCCTGAACATTGTGTTTTTTAAATTTACTGTTTTGTATTTTTAAAAATGATATCAAAAAGACTTTCCTAATGTCAAACGTAATGGATATCCAGAGTTTCCTGATATTTTTGACAGCATTAATTTGTTGGTTCGGCAGTTACTACTTTATTGACATTTGCCACCCGTTTCAGGCTATATTAACTTTGCTTTATTGCTCACACATTTTTGTGGAAAATATCTGTCCATGACTGAACCAGTGAAACCATTATTCAACAAGTTATCACCGAAAGAAGTATTGCGCACCTGCTTCGGATACGATACGTTCCGTGAACATCAGGAAGAGGCTATACAATGTCTTGTATCCGGCGAAGACGCCTTTGTTCTTATGCCCACCGGGAGCGGGAAATCAATCTGCTATCAAATACCCGGCATGATACGCCAAGGAATATGCATCGTCATTTCGCCTCTCATCTCATTAATGCAGGACCAGGTAGACAGCATCCTTCAGCTTGGAGTCAGAGCAGGTTTTCTCAATTCCACACAAAATTATCATGAAGCATCATTGATTGCAGGGAAAATGCTTTCAGGTGAACTTGATCTCCTTTACGTTGCTCCGGAGAGGCTTGTTACTGAAAGCTTTATGCAGCTCCTCGGCCAGGTGGATATTGCACTCTTTGCCATAGACGAGGCTCATTGTGTTTCTCAATGGGGACACGATTTTAGACCGGAGTATCTCAAACTCAGCATCCTTCCCGAACAGTTTCCCCGTGTTCCGCGCATAGCCCTTACCGCTACGGCAGACGAGATTACCAGAAAAGAGATAGTCGAAAAGTTGTGTCTTGAAAATGCCCGACATTTCATATCGAGCTTTGACCGTCCTAATGTCCATTACAGAGTTGAAGCAAAGCAAAAAGAGAAGCCCCAACTTCTTGAATTCCTTAAAGACGAGCATCCCGGCCACTCGGGCATTGTTTATTGCATGACTAGAAAGAAAGTGGAGGAGATTGCTAAATTCCTTTCCGATAAAGGACTGACCGCTCTTCCCTACCATGCGGGCCTTGACCGGGAGACCCGGTTGAAAAACCAGCGGCAGTTTTTTCGGGATGACGGGTTAATCATGGTTGCAACCATAGCCTTCGGCATGGGCATTGATAAGCCTGATATCCGTTTTGTGGCCCACCTCAATTTGCCGAAAACTTTGGAGAGCTATTACCAGGAAACGGGTCGCGCGGGCCGGGACGGCGAAGCTGCCGATGCGTGGATGATCTACAGTCTGGCAGATGTAATTGTTCTCAGACAGATGCTCGAAGCCTCCGAGGGAGATGAACAGTTCAAACTGATTCAGCGGACCAAGATGGAGGCCATGTTGGGTTACTGTGAGACAACAAAATGCCGCAGACAGGTACTATTGAATTATTTCGGGGAAGAGCGTTCCGAAACGTGCGGGAACTGCGACGTATGCGAAGGAAGGGTCGAAACATGGGACGGAACGCTGGTTGCCCAGAAAGCGTTGTCCTGCGTCTACAGGACGGGACAGATGTTCGGAACTGTTTACCTTATCGATGTACTGCTCGGCAAGGACAGTGAGAGGATTCGCCATTTCGGCCATGACACGGTCTCCACATTCGGCATAGGCAAAGAACTCACTGAAACCGAATGGAAATCCGTCTTCCGTCAACTCGTTGCTGCCGGAATGCTGAAAGTTGATATCGGTGGAAAAGGCGGTTTCAAATTATCTCCTACGTGCAGGCCGGTGCTGAGAGGCGAAAAGACATTCGAATTACGCAGAGACCCGGTTCCCTTAAAGAACAAAGCAAAATTAGCCATAGAAAAAGGCAGGATAGTCATTAAGAAAGAAAAGGATTCCATGCTCCCGGAAATATATCAGAACAAACTTTGGGAAGAACTTCGCATGTTGCGCCTGGAAATAGCCAGATCACAATCTGTCCCGCCCTACGTCATATTCCACGATAAAACCATGAAAGAACTTGTGGCAATCCTCCCTGATTCATTGGAAGAAATGAGAAACGTATCCGGAATAGGCCAGCGCAAGATTGAGATGTATGGAGAACAGTTCCTGAAGGTTATTCATGAGTACAAGAGACATTTGGAACATTCTTAAGGGGCTATTATTCTTATAAAGATTTAAACCTAATTTATAGAACTTGAGAGATGTCCATTCTCCGGATTACGAAATTCCCAATAAACATAATCGGGATTGCTTGAAAATCCGTTGATTACATTCCTCTTGTATGTTACAAATAAATAAAAAAAGGTTTTGAATTCATGAACAGTCTTTTAAGAAGCATACCTAAAGTTGACGAAATCCTTAAACATGATGAATGGAAAAGGCTTGTAAAAATATATCCGGAAAGCGTTGCGAAAGATGCGTTGCGTTTCTGCCTCGATGATCTGAGGGCTTCTATAAAAGAAGGAAAAAGTAATGTGATTCCCTCGATAGATCAAATAATTGAGGTTACTGAAAAACAGGTAAAAATTTCAATAAGTCCGAGGTTGAAAAGGGTTATAAACGGCACGGGTGTTATTATCCATACCAATCTCGGCAGGTCATTACTCCCGAAATCTGCCATAGAAGCTGTCATAAATGCGGCGTCTCATTACACAAACCTTGAATTCGATCTCCGGACAGGTTCCCGTGGTGACCGGTATGAACACTGTACATTTATCCTGCAAAAACTTACAGGCGCCGAAGGCGCCCTTGTTGTCAACAATAATGCAGGTGCGGTTTTTCTTATCCTTAATACATTTACAGAAGGGAAAGAGGTGGTTATTTCAAGAGGGGAACTTATTGAAATCGGCGGTTCCTTCAGGATACCTGATGTAATGAAGAAAAGCGGCGCCATCTTAAGAGAAGTAGGCTCGACAAACAGGACATTCATAAAAGATTACGAGTATGCAATAAGTGAGTCCACAGGTATGCTCATGAAAGCTCATACGAGTAATTACAAAATTAGAGGTTTTGTCCATGAGGCGACAGGTGAGGAATTAATATCGCTGAGCAAAAAACATAACCTGCCTGCATATTATGATGCAGGGAGCGGAATGCTCTTTCCACTCAAAACGTTGGGAATGCATGATGAACCGTGCATAATCGAGGAACTTAAAAAAGGCTGGGATATAATATCTTTCAGCGGAGATAAACTGCTCGGTGCTCCACAGGCAGGAATTATACTCGGAGAAAAGTCTTACATAGATGCACTGAAGGCAAACCCGATCACAAGAATGCTGCGGCCCGATAAATTCACTCTTGCCGCCCTTGAAAGCACGCTCTTGCTATACCTCGATGAAGTTACGGCGCAGCATGAGATACCTACACTTAAAATGATATTCGAAGATAAAGATGTTTTGAAAAGAAGGGTTCAACAACTTGTAAGGAAGATGAAAGGCTTGTCTGAAAAACTTTCTGTTGCATTAATAGATATATCCTCTGAAGTTGGGGGAGGAAGCCTTCCCGATGTATTTATACCCTCTTTTGGCATGGCAATAAAACCACTTACCATGAGTGTTGAAAAGTTTGAAGAAAGATTGAGAAACATTGACGTTCCCATTATCGGCAGAATCGAAAAGGACATGTTTCTTTTAAATATGAGAACAATTTTAAAAGAAGATGAACCACTTTTGCTTGAAGGCATTGAAAATGTCCTTCGGGTATAACCCGGTATCCTTAAATTCAGAGTTCTTAATTGACTAAAAATCAATTCCATTTCGTCTGTAAAGAAGAAGGCAAGAGGCTTGATGTATTCCTTTCTGAAAAGCTTTCCCTTACAAGAACAAAAATTAAAGATATTATAGAAGGCGGTTATGTCCGTATTGCCGGAAAAACACCAAAGCCTTCGATAAAGATAAAAAACCTCATGGAAATTGACGGTGAAATCCCCGAAGAAGAACCGTTAACCCTTACCCCACAGGCAATTCCTCTTGAAATTTTATACGAAGATAAATACTTTCTCGCAGTAAATAAGCCAAAGGATATGGTTGTACACCCTTCATTCGGGCATAAAGAAGGTACTTTAGTTAATGCTGTACTGGCATATCTTGGACAGGGAGAGGAGAGAAATCTCGAATCTCGAATCTCGAATCTCGAATTTGAAGATCAAGAAATAATACATCAAAGTGCTCAGAATTCAATATGTTACAATCTCCAATCAAAAATCCCCCGTCCAGGTATTGTCCATAGGCTTGACAAAGGAACGACGGGTGTAATTATTGTTGCAAAGGACTCAAAGACCCAGGAAATGCTCTCTGCACTTTTTAAAAAAAGAACTGTACGAAAAACATACAGGGCAATTGTTGAAGGTGTAATGGACTGCAAAGAAGGTGCAATAGAGGGAAATATCGGCAGGCATCCTATTGACAGGAAGAAAATGGCGGTGCTCAAGGAAGGCGGAAGAGATGCGGCTACGTCTTTTAAAGTAATAAAACAACTTGATGGTTTTGCATATGTTGAAGCATATCCGAAAACCGGCAGAACTCATCAGATACGGGTTCATCTCTCTCATATCGGCCATCCTGTTGCAGGGGATGAAATGTACGGAAAGAAGGCGAAGCATATTGCCGACAGGCCGCTTCTCCATGCATATAAAATAGAGTTCATACATCCTGTCATGGGTACACCTATTATTATTGAAGCACCGATGCCGGATGATATGATAGGGTTTATAGAGAAATGTGATTTGTAGTCAAATATTC
This genomic window from Pseudomonadota bacterium contains:
- a CDS encoding cyclopropane-fatty-acyl-phospholipid synthase translates to MMKKTLQKLLWTLSNNVSDISFAVRYWDGKTEAFGNGIPAFTLIFNRKESVRNIFSKGTLGFGEEYVAGNIDVDGDFYQLIRIGTDPHFQNIKLSPATKTAVLLQHLKSLNTVKRSSKNIAHHYDMGNNFYQQYLDESMTYSCAYFRTEKDTLEQAQEQKYEHICRKLQLKEGESLIDIGCGWGGMLIYAARHYGVNGLGCTLSVHQTEYAKAKIAQEGLEKHISILREDYRNIEGQFDKFVSIGMFEHVGKSFIPTFIDKARALLKPGGIGLLHTIGKENDTAEDPWTLKYIFPGGYIPILYHVIRIMGKKGLVHVDIENLRLHYAITLDTWAKRFEANAKEIEKMFDQQLVRMWRMFLYGSSAAFRWGCIRLYQILFTNGLNNELPMTREHLYH
- a CDS encoding acetate--CoA ligase family protein, which codes for MLDALFRPNSVAVVGASGKELNLGNRIIKNLLDFGFKGQIYPINPKLDEIWGVKAYKSILDVPTEVDVVHMAIAAPAVPQAIDDCGSKGVKFVILNSGGFTEIGPVGAAIEEDCIERARKNGIRIFGPNCQGIINTDPEARAYCNFTFTKPDVGAISIVALSGGVAELIHQTFAEMGVGTRMYASNGNACDVSIPEIIRYYGNDVGTRVIVLYFEGLREPKAFLEVAQEVAAKKPILAMKAGRTEEGAKAAASHTGGLAKRDVTTDLIFEKTGILSFRDETELCEAAFVFATQPVPKGGRVGLLTNTGGPAVIATDVLAGGGLTIPALSDKTLAFLKERLLPESSIRNPIDVLATANGGHFRAALDALMDDSGIDSVYINFVTPFFVDNESIAREIVEVNKMQKKPIVCNLMTDKKQWKETVRILKDGGIPCYSSPGGAARALIALTKYGQISKREKDAVKLFDDVKRSKAEEILKRAKYSGRKVLPASDVYEILGVYGIPVADWRMADNAMEAEKAAIEIGFPVVVKADSESIIRKSDEGGVAVNLENANAVSTVVEQMRKKFKAEDLKFFVQKYIPGGKEFIIGAKAEDGIGHLVMFGIGGIYVEIFKDVAFKLSPVTTAGAKEMLSSLNAAPLLKGVRGEKGVDEKKIIEIIQRISQMVSELPAIQEIDLNPLMAFEDRVFAVDARMVL
- the recQ gene encoding DNA helicase RecQ, encoding MTEPVKPLFNKLSPKEVLRTCFGYDTFREHQEEAIQCLVSGEDAFVLMPTGSGKSICYQIPGMIRQGICIVISPLISLMQDQVDSILQLGVRAGFLNSTQNYHEASLIAGKMLSGELDLLYVAPERLVTESFMQLLGQVDIALFAIDEAHCVSQWGHDFRPEYLKLSILPEQFPRVPRIALTATADEITRKEIVEKLCLENARHFISSFDRPNVHYRVEAKQKEKPQLLEFLKDEHPGHSGIVYCMTRKKVEEIAKFLSDKGLTALPYHAGLDRETRLKNQRQFFRDDGLIMVATIAFGMGIDKPDIRFVAHLNLPKTLESYYQETGRAGRDGEAADAWMIYSLADVIVLRQMLEASEGDEQFKLIQRTKMEAMLGYCETTKCRRQVLLNYFGEERSETCGNCDVCEGRVETWDGTLVAQKALSCVYRTGQMFGTVYLIDVLLGKDSERIRHFGHDTVSTFGIGKELTETEWKSVFRQLVAAGMLKVDIGGKGGFKLSPTCRPVLRGEKTFELRRDPVPLKNKAKLAIEKGRIVIKKEKDSMLPEIYQNKLWEELRMLRLEIARSQSVPPYVIFHDKTMKELVAILPDSLEEMRNVSGIGQRKIEMYGEQFLKVIHEYKRHLEHS
- the selA gene encoding L-seryl-tRNA(Sec) selenium transferase, with the translated sequence MNSLLRSIPKVDEILKHDEWKRLVKIYPESVAKDALRFCLDDLRASIKEGKSNVIPSIDQIIEVTEKQVKISISPRLKRVINGTGVIIHTNLGRSLLPKSAIEAVINAASHYTNLEFDLRTGSRGDRYEHCTFILQKLTGAEGALVVNNNAGAVFLILNTFTEGKEVVISRGELIEIGGSFRIPDVMKKSGAILREVGSTNRTFIKDYEYAISESTGMLMKAHTSNYKIRGFVHEATGEELISLSKKHNLPAYYDAGSGMLFPLKTLGMHDEPCIIEELKKGWDIISFSGDKLLGAPQAGIILGEKSYIDALKANPITRMLRPDKFTLAALESTLLLYLDEVTAQHEIPTLKMIFEDKDVLKRRVQQLVRKMKGLSEKLSVALIDISSEVGGGSLPDVFIPSFGMAIKPLTMSVEKFEERLRNIDVPIIGRIEKDMFLLNMRTILKEDEPLLLEGIENVLRV
- a CDS encoding RluA family pseudouridine synthase produces the protein MTKNQFHFVCKEEGKRLDVFLSEKLSLTRTKIKDIIEGGYVRIAGKTPKPSIKIKNLMEIDGEIPEEEPLTLTPQAIPLEILYEDKYFLAVNKPKDMVVHPSFGHKEGTLVNAVLAYLGQGEERNLESRISNLEFEDQEIIHQSAQNSICYNLQSKIPRPGIVHRLDKGTTGVIIVAKDSKTQEMLSALFKKRTVRKTYRAIVEGVMDCKEGAIEGNIGRHPIDRKKMAVLKEGGRDAATSFKVIKQLDGFAYVEAYPKTGRTHQIRVHLSHIGHPVAGDEMYGKKAKHIADRPLLHAYKIEFIHPVMGTPIIIEAPMPDDMIGFIEKCDL